From the genome of Nocardia mangyaensis:
AGGCTCAGCGATACCGAACGCGACTACCTGGCACTGTGGCGGGCCTGAGACTTCGTGAATTCACAACAGCGGGTGCTGCACACACCCGATCCGGCCGAACGTGAGAACCTGGCCACCTTCCTCACCCGCGCGATCCGGCTCGATCCCGCCGCCGTCGTCCGCCTGCGCCGCCGGGGTTCCAGCCTCGTCTCCGCTTGGGTCGCCACCGGTTTCGAGACCCTGGCGGTGCGTACCGTGACCGCTGAGCTGGGCGTCGATGACGTGACCGTGGGTGCCGACGGGGTGCTGGCAGGCCTGCGCACCGGTCATCCGGTCGACCTCGGCTACTCGATGGATTCGGCCTGGCGTGGCGCGCTGCCACCCACGGACGGCTTCGTGCACATCGACGACGTACCGGCCCGCGCCTTGGTCGAACTGGCCGAGCGCGGCGCCGACGTGGCTCGCGAACACGGCACCAGCCACGGCCCACCGGCTTCGCTGCTCGATCAGTCCGTCCTCACGGTGACCGGTGCCGACGACCTGGAAGTCCAGGTGCCGATGCGTGTGGTCTTCGCCCTCACCGCCATGGACTTCATCCCCCACGCGGGGGAGAAGACGGAGTCGCGCCGCATCCAGCCCACCGAGTTGGTCCGCGTCCGCGCCACCCGCACCTGGCTACGCCTCGACGCCCGCTACGGCTCGGTCGCCCGTCGCCTCGGCGGCGCGATTCCCCTGTCGCCCAGCTGACATCGCCGGCGGTGCGCCGCGCCGCGCCGCGCGGGCGAGCATCGTCACTTCGCGCTCGCGAAAGCCGGTGCGATCGTGATGAGCGGCACTGTCGATCCGGCGACGGCGCCGAGCACCGACAGAATCGCGGGGCGTCGCCCCAGCGTCGACGCCCGCCCGATCGCGAACAACACGTTCGGGCGCGGGAGCACGATGATGATGAACGCCGCGACGGCGAAGGCCGCCGCGTGCGAGAGCGGCACCATCGACGGAACCCAACAGGTCATCGAGGCGCCGGAAACCGATTCCAGTCGAAGGCAATTCACAGCGCGGAATGTCCGCAGTGCTCAGTGCATGCCGATCAGGCGCAGTACCGCGGTGGTGGTGGCTGCGGCGAGGACCGCAACGAGCAGTGGCGCGCGCCGCCAGGCGAGGATGCCGCCGACGGCGACACCGGCGGGGAGGGCGATACCGAGTTCGCCGGATCCGGTAGGCAGGGTGGCGGTGGCGACCAGTGCGGCCAGCAGGATCAGCGCGCCGGTGTCGAGCAAGTGGATCGTGCGAGCCGACAACCGCAGCCGATGGCGCAGGGCGGGGCCGGTCCAGCGCAGGGCATAGGTGCCGACCGCCAGCGCCAACATGGCGGGCAGCAGGTACGGGGCGTTCATGCGGCGACCGGTTCGGTGCGGGTGGGCTGGGGCGGACGCAGGGCGAACACGAGTCCGCCCAGCGCGATCAGCACCGGCAATCCGGCCGGCACGAACGGCGCGACGACCACCGCGAGCGCCGCGCCGACCAGTACGGGGCGCAGGGTCGCCCGGTCGCGCAGGGCGGGCAGGATCAGGGCGAGCAGGATCACCGGGAACACCGCGTCCAGGCCGAGGGCCGAGGTGTCGGGGACCAGCGAGCCGAGTCCCGCGCCCAGGGCGGCGCCCAGTGGCCAGCACAGCGCGACGCCGATGCCACAGGCCCAGTAGGCGGCGCGTTTGCGGTCCTGGTCGCCGGGTGCGGTCGCGAAGGCCACCGATTCGTCGTTGAGGACGTGGATGCCCAGCGCCCGCCGCCAGCCGCTCCCGAACACCTCTGGCGCGGACAGACCGTAGGGCAGGTGCCTGGCATTGAGCAGCAGGCCGGCGACCACGGCCGCGAGCGGGCTGCCACCGGCCGCGACGATGCCGAAGAAGAGCAGCTCCGATCCACCGGCCAGCACCGTCACCGCCATCACGATCGGCATCCACACCGGGAATCCCGCCGCGATCGTCGAGGCGCCGTAGGACACACCGAACAGGCCGACGGCACAGCACGCCGCGGCCACGGCGGCAGCGGTGCCCTTGTCGAGTGTTCGCCAGATCGAACGCATGTTTCACATAATGAACGCCCCGGGTGGGTAAAGTCAACGCGATATCGCCAGCTCTCAGGAGGCGTTTGATGGACCGGCAGGACCCGGTCGCCGGACCACCCCAAGCGGTGATCGCGGCGTCGCTGCGGCGCGAACGCGCTCGCGCAGGCTTGTCGCTGACCGAGGTCGCCAGCCGTGCCGGAGTCGCGAAATCCACACTGTCGCAACTGGAATCGGGCACCGGTAACCCCAGCTTGGAAACCCTCTGGGCGCTGTGTGTCGCCCTGGAGATGCCGTTCTCCAAGCTGCTCGACCCGCCCCGCGCCAACGTGCAGGTGATCCGCGCGGACGAGGGTGCACCGGTGCCTGCGGCCGATGCGGACTATCGAGTGACTTTGCTCGCAGCGGGGCAATCGCACACTCGCTGCGACGTCTACCGCATCGCCGCCGAGCCAGGCCACACCCGCCGCTCGGACCCGCACACACCCGGCGTGGTCGAACACGTCGTCCTTGCGGCGGGGCACGCGATGGCGGGCCCCGCCGACGAGCCCGTCGAAATGCGTCCCGGTGATTACATCCGCTACCTGGGCGATCTCCCACACATCTTCGAGGCCCTCGAACCGGGTACCTGGGCCACGATGGTCATCGAGAGCGCTTAGGCCGCGCCCTCCCCGAGGTACTGCAACCAGGTCGGGTCCAGGTCGGCGGTGGTCGAGAGCAGTCGCCAGTGCGGCCCCTTGGGTGAGACCAGCGGATGACGCAGCGTCCAGCCGAGTTCGGTCAGCATCTTGTCCGCCTTGCGGTGGTTGCAGGGGGCGCAGCTGGCGACGCAGTTCTCCCACGAGTGTTCGCCACCGCGGCTACGCGGGATGACGTGGTCGATGGTCTCGGCTTTGCCGCCGCAGTACCCGCAGCGATAGCGGTCACGGTGCATGAGCGCGGCCCTGGTCATGGGCACTCGGGCGCGGTAGGGCACGCGCACGTAGGTGCGCAGCCGGATGACGGAGGGAATCGCCACGGTGGCGCCCGCGGAATGCAGGACCGGGGCCTGTGGATCGTCGTGGACCGCGTCGGCCTTGGCGCAGATCAGCAGAACGACAGCGCGGCGCGCGGACAGTGCGGTGAGCGGTTCGTAGGTGGCGTTGAGCAGGAGGACCCGGCGTTTGCGCCATGCGGCGACGTCGTGGTCTCCGGCGAGATGCAGCGGCGCGGGATGATGCGGCAGGTCGTGATGACCGTGTGCGCCCGGATGATGATCGGACAAGATGTGCAGCGGGATAGCCCCCGAGCCACGATTGTGGACTTCGGCGGGCTGGAGTTGTCGATGCGCGCGCGCCTCGTGTGAGCGGGCGCTTGGTCGCTGCTTCATCGTGACCTCAATTTCATGATTGGCAGGATCATGTGGTATCTGGGGTCGATACTGCAACCCAGTTGACCATGGTTCTGCCGGTATTGCACGGCTATTTTTCAAACTTTCGAGTGAACTGTGGTTGAAGGGCGCCACGTTCGTGACCGAGGTCTACCGCCCGGATCGCTCGCCGGTCAGCGGGGCACAATGGGGATGTGACTTCAGGTGAGCAGACAACGACCTCGTTCTACGACGCGGTAGGCGGCGCCGAGACATTCCGCCGCATCGTGTCGGTGTTCTATCGCGAGGTCGCCGCCGACGAGATCCTGCGACCACTGTATCCGGAGGAGGATCTCGGCCCGGCCGAACGTAGGCTGCGGATGTTCCTCGAACAGTACTGGGGCGGGCCGCGCACCTATTCCGACGAGCGCGGGCATCCGCGGCTGCGGATGCGGCACCACCCGTTCGTCGTCGGGCCACTGGAACGGGACGCGTGGATGCGGTGTATGCGGATCGCCGTCGGCGAGATCGAACCGTCGATCCTGGACGACGAGCACCGCAAGGCCCTGCTCGACTACTTCCACATGGCCGCGCACTCCCTCCAGAACGCGCCCGGCTGACGAAGCGGCACACCGACCGGCTGAAACGCCCAACCGGGTGGTACGGGTGCCCCGCGTTCGCTGATGACCAGCAGGTGGCGGCCCCATTTCCCCTCGATGCCGAGGTTTACCCCTACGTTTCGGCGCGGCGTGGCGAACGCTGGCGATTTGCCAGATTCGAGGAAAGTCACGCGGCAGGTGAATATCCCGGGCGAACTTTGGCAATATTGCCGGTGTGACACAGACACCTGCCTCGCCGGTGCCGGGGGAAACAAGCACCGATCCGTGGTGGAAGACCGCCGTGTTCTATCAGGTCTATCCGCGCTCGTTCGCCGACTCCGATGGTGATGGGGTGGGCGATCTGGGCGGCGTGCGCGAGAAGATCGGCTACCTGGAGCTACTCGGGGTCGACGCGCTGTGGATCTGCCCGGTCATGCGCTCGCCGCAGGCCGACGGCGGCTACGACGTGTCGGACCCGCGCGATATCGACCCGCTCTTCGGCGGTCTGGCCGCGCTGGACGAATTGATCGCCGAGGCGCACGATCGCGAGATCAAGGTCACCATGGATCTGGTGCCCAACCACACCAGCGTCGAGCATTCCTGGTTCGTCGACGCGCTGGCGGCCGCGCCGGGCAGCCCCGAGCGGGCCCGCTACATCTTCCGCGACGGTAGAGGACCCGACGGCGCTTCCCCGCCCAACAACTGGCCCAGTATCTTCGGCGGCCCCGCCTGGACAAGGGTCACCGAGGCCGATGGTTCCCCGGGCCAGTGGTACCTGCACATCTTCGCGCCCGAGCAGCCCGACCTGAACTGGGACAACCCGGAGGTCGCCGACGATTTCGAGAAGACGCTGCGGTTCTGGCTCGACCGCGGGGTCGACGGGTTCCGCATCGATGTCGCGCACGGCATGGCCAAGCCGGAAGGTCTGCCCGACATGGCCACGGTCGAGACGAAGATGCTGGTGCACGACGACGACGATCCGCGCTTCAACAATCCCGGCGTGCACGCCATCCACCGCCGCATCCGCACAGTCCTCGACGACTATCCGCACGCGGTGTCGATCGGCGAGGTGTGGGTCGACGACAACGTCCGCTTCGGCGAGTACGTGCGCCCGGACGAACTGCATCTGGCGTTCAACTTCCGCCTGGCCGAGGCGCCCTTCACCGCCGAGGGGGTCCGCGAAGCGATCACTCACTCCCTCGACGCGGTCGCCGCGGTGGCCGCGCCGCCGACCTGGACGCTGTCCAATCACGACATCGAACGTGAGGTGACCCGCTACGGCGGGGGCAAGGCCGGGGTGGCGCGGGCCAGGGCGATGCTGATGGTGGAGCTGGCGCTGCCCGGGGCGGTGTTCGTCTACAACGGCGCCGAACTGGGCCTGCCCAATGTCGACGACCTGCCCGAGGACGTGCTGCAGGACCCGGTGTGGGAGCGCACCGGGCACGCCGAACGCGGCCGTGACGGCTGCCGGGTGCCGCTCCCGTGGGAGGGCACCACCGCGCCGTTCGGGTTCACCGCCGGGGACACCTCGTGGCTGCCGATCCCGGCCGACTGGGCCGATCGCACCGTGGAGGCCCAGCTCGAGACCCTGCACTCGACGCTGTCGCTGTACCGGCTCGCGATCGACCTGCGCGGCACGCGGCCGGAGTTCGCCGGTGATCGCCTCGAGTGGTACGGCAGCCCCGACGGGTGCCTGGCCTTCCGCCGACCGGGCGGGCTGACCTGTGTGCTGAACGCCTCCGACGGGCCGATTCAGCTGCCGCCGGGTGAGGTGTTGCTGACCAGCGCGCCGGTCGTCGAGGACCGGCTGCCACCGAACGCGGCGGCCTGGTTGGTGTGACACGCGCGCGCGAAGGGGCAGCCGGGGGATGAACTACTACACAGCATCGTCTACCGTTGGACCGTGAGCATTCTCGAGACAGTGCTGATCTTCGTCGGCATCCCGGCCGCGATCTACTTCGCGATCGCGGGTTTGTCCTATCTCGGTAAGCAGTTTCCCGGAGAGAAGCCGGCCCACTTCGCGCTCGGGCAGAAGTGGACCCACCCGCCGGTGCTGTGGAGCGCTACCGACGAGGTGACCGCTGCCGGTCACCACACCGCCGAGCCGCATGGCAGCCATGCGGCTCTCGAAGCCGCTGACGCGGCGCTGATCGGAGGCCGGGCAAGTGGCAAGTTCTGAGTGGCCCGCGGTGGTCGAGGCCGATCTGCCGCACGGTTTCGCGCTGACCAGCAGCGGACGAGTCTCGGGCGTACACGAGCCCGGCACGGTTTTCGACGAGGTGCCGTTCACCGATCGTGAGCGCGTCGCCCTCGACAACGCGCTCACCGACGCGACCCGCGCGACCAAGGTCCGCTTCAACATCTACCTCGGTGACCTCGGCAACGATCCCTCGGCCGGTGCCGACGCGATCCTGCCGAACACCCCGGAGGCGGCCGACTCGGTGCTCATCGCCGTCTCCCCGAACCAGCAGGCGATCGAGGTGCGTTCCGGGGTGAACGTGGCCGAGCGGGCCAACGATCGCATCTGCCAGCTGGGCGTCACCGCCGCGCTGGCCTCGTTCCGTCAGGGCAATCTGATCGACGGCTTGATCTCGGCAGTGCGCGTGATGGCCGCCGCCATCGGCCGGTAGTTTTCGCGGCCCAGCCGCCTCGCGTTCGGCGCGTCCACCCTTCCCGGTGGGCGCGCCGTTCGCGTTGGCGGGCAGAGTTTTTGCACTTTTCTTCTCGGATCGGGAATCAATCCGCGCGGCTCTAACCTTTAAAATGATGATGAGTGGTTACAACTCGTCATCCACTTCGAGAAAGCGAGAGCCGTTGTGAGTCAGATCCGCCACGCCACCGTCGAGATCCAGGGCCAGTCGATCTTCTTCCGGGAGGCGGGTGATCCGGACAAGCCGACCCTGCTTCTGCTGCACGGGTTTCCGACGAGCTCGGCGATGTTTCGCACGCTGATCCCCGCGCTCGCCGACGACTACCACCTGATCGCCCCGGACCATCTCGGCTTCGGGCAGTCGGCCATGCCGACCGTCGAGGAGTTCGACTACAGCTTCGACAACCTCACCGAGCTCACCTTGGGATTGCTCGCCGCCCTTGGCATCGAACGCTTCGCCCTCTACATCCAGGACTACGGCGCCCCGATCGGGTTGCGGATCGCCGCGGCGCACCCCGAGCGGGTGAGCGCGATCATCACCCAGAGCGGCAACGCGTACATGGAAGGCTTCACGCCGTTCTGGGACGTGCTGTTCGCCCACGCGGCCGACCGTGTCACCCACGAACCGGAGGTGCGCAAGCTGCTCGAACTCGACGCGACCACCTGGCAGTACACCCACGGCGTGCCGGAACCGCGGCGCTCGCTGATCAGTCCTGACACCTGGACCCTCGATCAGGCCTACCTGGACCGGCCGGGCAACAAGGAGATCCAGCTGCAGCTGTTCTTCGACTACAAGAACAATCTCGACGGTTACCCGACGTTCCAGAAGTACTTCGCCGAGCATCAGCCGCCGACGCTGATCGCCTGGGGTGAGCACGACGAGATCTTCGGCCCCGACGGTGCCCGCGCCTACCTGCGCGATCTGCCCGATGCCGAACTGCACCTGCTCGACGCGGGCCACTTCGCGCTCGAGACGCACGGGCCGGAGATCGCCGCGCTGATCCGCGACTTCCTGGGCCGGGTTCTGGTCTGAGCGCATCGGGCGGCCGGGTGGTGCGCGCCCGGCCGTTCCGGGGGGTGAGCGGGAGATCGAGTACCCTGATCGGCGATCTATCGGCCGGAACATCGGCCGTCGTCGTCTCGGGGGGAACATGCGGACAGGTATCGCCCGGGTGCTCGTGGTGGGCTGCCTCGTGCTCGGCGCCTCGGCCTGTGCCGACGACGCGCCGGAGGCGAGTCAGCTCACCGCAGGTGCGCCGCGGGCCGAGTTCTACACGCCGCCAGTGGAATCCGTGCCCGGTCCACACGGGTCGGTGATCACGGCACAGCCGCTGACCGGTTCGCGAGCGGTGCCGGGCGCACGCAACACGCTGGTGCTGTACCGGTCGGTCGACGCGCACGGCCAGACCGTGGCGGTGTCGGGCACGCTCGCGGTGCCGGAAGGTACACCGCCCGAAGGCGGTTGGCCGTTGATCTCCTGGGCGCCCGGCACCAATGGCGTCGCCGATGTGTGCGCGCCGTCGCGTACCGAGAGTGCTTCGCCAGGTCGCGACGAGCAGGCACGCTGGATCGCCAAGGGCTACGCGGTGGCGCGGACCGACTACCAGGGCCTGGGCACGCCGGGCGAGCACGGTTATCTGATCGGTGACACCGAACAGCGCGCGATGACCGATATCGCCACCGCCGCAAGGGAAGTCGATCCCTCGGTAGGTTCACGTTGGCTGGCGATGGGGCATTCCCAGGGTGGGCACGCGGCGCTGTTCGCCGCCGGGGCGGCTGGAGCGTGGGCGCCGGGTTCGCCCCTGCTCGGCGCGGTCGCGCTGGCTCCCGCCTCGCATCTCGGCGAGCAGGTGCGGATGGCGAAGTGGGCGGTGTCCAATCCGCTCGGCAAGCTCGGGGTCGGGGACATCTCGGTATATCTGCCGCTGCTGGTGCGTGGGGCGCAGACCGTCAGCGAGGTCGACCCTGGTCGGTTCCTCACCGATCGCGCGGTCTCGCTGCTGCCGGTGGTGGACTCCGAGTGCACAGCCGGGCTGCGAGACGAGGGCAAGTGGGGTGGGCTCTCGCCCAGGGACGTGTTCACCAAGGAGGGGGATCTGTCCGCCCTGCTCCGCGTTCTCGACGACAACGATCCCAGCGGGCTGCAGTTCGACACACCCGTGCTGGTCCTGCAGGGCCGTTCCGACCGCACCGTCCCGCCGCAGTCCACCGACGCGATGGTGGCCCAGCAGCAGATGCGCGGTCAGTCCGTCGACTACCGCAC
Proteins encoded in this window:
- a CDS encoding AzlD domain-containing protein, with product MNAPYLLPAMLALAVGTYALRWTGPALRHRLRLSARTIHLLDTGALILLAALVATATLPTGSGELGIALPAGVAVGGILAWRRAPLLVAVLAAATTTAVLRLIGMH
- a CDS encoding alpha/beta fold hydrolase, which encodes MSQIRHATVEIQGQSIFFREAGDPDKPTLLLLHGFPTSSAMFRTLIPALADDYHLIAPDHLGFGQSAMPTVEEFDYSFDNLTELTLGLLAALGIERFALYIQDYGAPIGLRIAAAHPERVSAIITQSGNAYMEGFTPFWDVLFAHAADRVTHEPEVRKLLELDATTWQYTHGVPEPRRSLISPDTWTLDQAYLDRPGNKEIQLQLFFDYKNNLDGYPTFQKYFAEHQPPTLIAWGEHDEIFGPDGARAYLRDLPDAELHLLDAGHFALETHGPEIAALIRDFLGRVLV
- a CDS encoding AzlC family ABC transporter permease, giving the protein MRSIWRTLDKGTAAAVAAACCAVGLFGVSYGASTIAAGFPVWMPIVMAVTVLAGGSELLFFGIVAAGGSPLAAVVAGLLLNARHLPYGLSAPEVFGSGWRRALGIHVLNDESVAFATAPGDQDRKRAAYWACGIGVALCWPLGAALGAGLGSLVPDTSALGLDAVFPVILLALILPALRDRATLRPVLVGAALAVVVAPFVPAGLPVLIALGGLVFALRPPQPTRTEPVAA
- a CDS encoding DUF5130 domain-containing protein, yielding MASSEWPAVVEADLPHGFALTSSGRVSGVHEPGTVFDEVPFTDRERVALDNALTDATRATKVRFNIYLGDLGNDPSAGADAILPNTPEAADSVLIAVSPNQQAIEVRSGVNVAERANDRICQLGVTAALASFRQGNLIDGLISAVRVMAAAIGR
- a CDS encoding alpha/beta hydrolase family protein; this translates as MRTGIARVLVVGCLVLGASACADDAPEASQLTAGAPRAEFYTPPVESVPGPHGSVITAQPLTGSRAVPGARNTLVLYRSVDAHGQTVAVSGTLAVPEGTPPEGGWPLISWAPGTNGVADVCAPSRTESASPGRDEQARWIAKGYAVARTDYQGLGTPGEHGYLIGDTEQRAMTDIATAAREVDPSVGSRWLAMGHSQGGHAALFAAGAAGAWAPGSPLLGAVALAPASHLGEQVRMAKWAVSNPLGKLGVGDISVYLPLLVRGAQTVSEVDPGRFLTDRAVSLLPVVDSECTAGLRDEGKWGGLSPRDVFTKEGDLSALLRVLDDNDPSGLQFDTPVLVLQGRSDRTVPPQSTDAMVAQQQMRGQSVDYRTYDDVDHSGIVAASFADVLRWVDTRFGITR
- a CDS encoding helix-turn-helix domain-containing protein yields the protein MDRQDPVAGPPQAVIAASLRRERARAGLSLTEVASRAGVAKSTLSQLESGTGNPSLETLWALCVALEMPFSKLLDPPRANVQVIRADEGAPVPAADADYRVTLLAAGQSHTRCDVYRIAAEPGHTRRSDPHTPGVVEHVVLAAGHAMAGPADEPVEMRPGDYIRYLGDLPHIFEALEPGTWATMVIESA
- a CDS encoding alpha-amylase family glycosyl hydrolase, translating into MTQTPASPVPGETSTDPWWKTAVFYQVYPRSFADSDGDGVGDLGGVREKIGYLELLGVDALWICPVMRSPQADGGYDVSDPRDIDPLFGGLAALDELIAEAHDREIKVTMDLVPNHTSVEHSWFVDALAAAPGSPERARYIFRDGRGPDGASPPNNWPSIFGGPAWTRVTEADGSPGQWYLHIFAPEQPDLNWDNPEVADDFEKTLRFWLDRGVDGFRIDVAHGMAKPEGLPDMATVETKMLVHDDDDPRFNNPGVHAIHRRIRTVLDDYPHAVSIGEVWVDDNVRFGEYVRPDELHLAFNFRLAEAPFTAEGVREAITHSLDAVAAVAAPPTWTLSNHDIEREVTRYGGGKAGVARARAMLMVELALPGAVFVYNGAELGLPNVDDLPEDVLQDPVWERTGHAERGRDGCRVPLPWEGTTAPFGFTAGDTSWLPIPADWADRTVEAQLETLHSTLSLYRLAIDLRGTRPEFAGDRLEWYGSPDGCLAFRRPGGLTCVLNASDGPIQLPPGEVLLTSAPVVEDRLPPNAAAWLV
- a CDS encoding HNH endonuclease, translated to MKQRPSARSHEARAHRQLQPAEVHNRGSGAIPLHILSDHHPGAHGHHDLPHHPAPLHLAGDHDVAAWRKRRVLLLNATYEPLTALSARRAVVLLICAKADAVHDDPQAPVLHSAGATVAIPSVIRLRTYVRVPYRARVPMTRAALMHRDRYRCGYCGGKAETIDHVIPRSRGGEHSWENCVASCAPCNHRKADKMLTELGWTLRHPLVSPKGPHWRLLSTTADLDPTWLQYLGEGAA
- a CDS encoding globin, producing MTSGEQTTTSFYDAVGGAETFRRIVSVFYREVAADEILRPLYPEEDLGPAERRLRMFLEQYWGGPRTYSDERGHPRLRMRHHPFVVGPLERDAWMRCMRIAVGEIEPSILDDEHRKALLDYFHMAAHSLQNAPG